From Coffea arabica cultivar ET-39 chromosome 2e, Coffea Arabica ET-39 HiFi, whole genome shotgun sequence, the proteins below share one genomic window:
- the LOC140003704 gene encoding uncharacterized protein isoform X1: protein MSQQHLYNSSSSSNVNTNVGNFNLPVSEVYWSLVAKADKKFSKIRDLPYYQRNRYDTYFSKVFKIYTQLWKFQQENRQKLVEAGLKRWEIGDIASRIGQLYFGQYMRTSEASYLSESYIFYEAILTREYFKDGMFQDINIAFKQLRFLARFLTVCLVLSRRDVVYQLVNQFRMLLDDCKRTYQETDFKEWKLVVQEIVKFLKADTAFMNLRPLRYSVVLDLHPDSIPNAAEAKRKLNLKDALLCSYHPNEVKFSELTLDTFRMLQCLEWEPSGSFYRTGAAPPSGNSIGQNGAPGQSRINYSQDITDPMLPPNPRKAILYRPSVTHFVAVLSTICEELPPDGVFLIYMSASGDKGISGQSLSSSSHAENDRSNPTSVHSDVGCLDNRTGCLNIGGRGSGGSNCIYPCDLIPFTRTPLFLIVDSDISRAFKAIHGAEKGEPVAMLLSPTASLPISVVDSSRQPGGSPFTNFLTAPLQAFILMLGFTSSDIETDLYNKAEKLLSSSLNEWGSLLAASDNLNPVWAQILADPFIRLLLLRFIFCRAVLGLYTRTSIKIEFLPECVPSLPDTFLPMTATCQTTVLQLADIFGATNRFINSEGIVLPESRDSED, encoded by the exons ATGTCACAGCAGCATCTTTACAACAGCAGTAGTAGCAGTAATGTTAACACTAATGTTGGGAATTTTAATCTTCCTGTGAGTGAAGTGTATTGGTCTTTGGTGGCAAAAGCTGATAAGAAGTTTTCCAAGATCAGGGATTTGCCTTATTACCAACGTAATAG GTATGATACTTATTTCTCTAAAGTTTTCAAGATTTACACCCAATTGTGGAAGTTTCAACAAGAGAACCGGCAGAAGCTGGTGGAAGCAGGTCTAAAGAGATGGGAGATTGGGGATATAGCTTCGCGGATTGGCCAGCTTTATTTTGGGCAGTATATGAGAACAAGCGAGGCTAGTTATTTGTCTGAATCATATATATTTTATGAGGCAATACTAACGAGGGAGTATTTCAAGGATGGAATGTTCCAAGACATTAACATCGCATTCAAGCAGTTGAGATTTCTTGCTCGGTTTTTGACTGTTTGTTTGGTGTTGAGTCGGCGAGATGTGGTGTATCAGTTAGTGAATCAATTCAGGATGCTACTTGATGATTGCAAGAGGACATACCAG GAAACTGACTTTAAAGAATGGAAGCTGGTGGTTCAGGAAATAGTTAAGTTCCTAAAAGCTGACACAGCTTTTATGAATTTGAGGCCTTTGAGATATAGTGTGGTACTGGATCTCCATCCAGATTCCATACCAAATGCTGCTGAGGCAAAGAGAAAGCTAAACCTGAAAGATGCATTATTGTGCAGCTACCATCCTAATGAG GTCAAATTTTCAGAACTCACACTTGACACTTTCAGAATGCTACAGTGCCTGGAGTGGGAGCCTAGCGGTTCATTTTACCGGACAGGTGCTGCTCCTCCAAGTGGTAATAGCATTGGCCAGAATGGGGCTCCAGGACAGAGTCGCATCAACTATTCCCAGGATATAACTGATCCTATGTTGCCACCAAATCCAAGAAAAGCAATCTTATATCGTCCTTCTGTTACACATTTCGTTGCT GTATTATCCACAATCTGCGAGGAGCTTCCTCCTGATGGGGTTTTCTTAATATACATGTCAGCTTCAGGTGATAAAG GGATCAGTGGGCAAAGTTTGTCATCTTCATCCCATGCTGAAAATGACCGATCAAATCCTACTTCTGTTCACAGTGATGTGGGCTGCTTAGATAACCGCACTGGTTGTTTAAATATTGGTGGGCGTGGAAGTGGAG GTTCAAATTGCATCTATCCTTGTGATTTAATTCCATTTACAAGAACGCCACTCTTCCTAATAGTTGACAGTGACATTAGCAGAGCATTCAAG GCTATACATGGAGCTGAAAAAGGAGAGCCAGTTGCCATGCTCCTGTCACCCACTGCCTCATTGCCTATATCAGTTGTTGACTCTTCTCGCCAGCCTGGTGGAAGTCCATTCACCAATTTCCTGACAGCTCCTCTGCAGGCTTTTATTCTTATGCTTGGTTTTACCAGCTCTGATATTGAGACG GATTTGTATAATAAAGCTGAGAAGTTGCTTTCCTCATCGTTAAATGAGTGGGGATCACTACTGGCTGCATCAGACAATCTTAATCCTGTTTGGGCTCAAATTTTGGCTGATCCATTCATTAGACTCCTCCTCCTGAG ATTCATATTTTGTCGGGCAGTGCTCGGCCTGTATACTCGAACATCCATAAAGATTGAGTTTCTCCCTGAATGTGTCCCTAGCCTTCCAGATACATTCCTGCCAATGACTGCTACATGTCAAACAACAGTTCTGCAACTAGCTGATATTTTTGGTGCAACAAACAGGTTCATCAATTCAGAAGGAATAGTACTTCCTGAAAGCAGAGACTCTGAGGATTAA
- the LOC140003704 gene encoding uncharacterized protein isoform X2, whose product MRTSEASYLSESYIFYEAILTREYFKDGMFQDINIAFKQLRFLARFLTVCLVLSRRDVVYQLVNQFRMLLDDCKRTYQETDFKEWKLVVQEIVKFLKADTAFMNLRPLRYSVVLDLHPDSIPNAAEAKRKLNLKDALLCSYHPNEVKFSELTLDTFRMLQCLEWEPSGSFYRTGAAPPSGNSIGQNGAPGQSRINYSQDITDPMLPPNPRKAILYRPSVTHFVAVLSTICEELPPDGVFLIYMSASGDKGISGQSLSSSSHAENDRSNPTSVHSDVGCLDNRTGCLNIGGRGSGGSNCIYPCDLIPFTRTPLFLIVDSDISRAFKAIHGAEKGEPVAMLLSPTASLPISVVDSSRQPGGSPFTNFLTAPLQAFILMLGFTSSDIETDLYNKAEKLLSSSLNEWGSLLAASDNLNPVWAQILADPFIRLLLLRFIFCRAVLGLYTRTSIKIEFLPECVPSLPDTFLPMTATCQTTVLQLADIFGATNRFINSEGIVLPESRDSED is encoded by the exons ATGAGAACAAGCGAGGCTAGTTATTTGTCTGAATCATATATATTTTATGAGGCAATACTAACGAGGGAGTATTTCAAGGATGGAATGTTCCAAGACATTAACATCGCATTCAAGCAGTTGAGATTTCTTGCTCGGTTTTTGACTGTTTGTTTGGTGTTGAGTCGGCGAGATGTGGTGTATCAGTTAGTGAATCAATTCAGGATGCTACTTGATGATTGCAAGAGGACATACCAG GAAACTGACTTTAAAGAATGGAAGCTGGTGGTTCAGGAAATAGTTAAGTTCCTAAAAGCTGACACAGCTTTTATGAATTTGAGGCCTTTGAGATATAGTGTGGTACTGGATCTCCATCCAGATTCCATACCAAATGCTGCTGAGGCAAAGAGAAAGCTAAACCTGAAAGATGCATTATTGTGCAGCTACCATCCTAATGAG GTCAAATTTTCAGAACTCACACTTGACACTTTCAGAATGCTACAGTGCCTGGAGTGGGAGCCTAGCGGTTCATTTTACCGGACAGGTGCTGCTCCTCCAAGTGGTAATAGCATTGGCCAGAATGGGGCTCCAGGACAGAGTCGCATCAACTATTCCCAGGATATAACTGATCCTATGTTGCCACCAAATCCAAGAAAAGCAATCTTATATCGTCCTTCTGTTACACATTTCGTTGCT GTATTATCCACAATCTGCGAGGAGCTTCCTCCTGATGGGGTTTTCTTAATATACATGTCAGCTTCAGGTGATAAAG GGATCAGTGGGCAAAGTTTGTCATCTTCATCCCATGCTGAAAATGACCGATCAAATCCTACTTCTGTTCACAGTGATGTGGGCTGCTTAGATAACCGCACTGGTTGTTTAAATATTGGTGGGCGTGGAAGTGGAG GTTCAAATTGCATCTATCCTTGTGATTTAATTCCATTTACAAGAACGCCACTCTTCCTAATAGTTGACAGTGACATTAGCAGAGCATTCAAG GCTATACATGGAGCTGAAAAAGGAGAGCCAGTTGCCATGCTCCTGTCACCCACTGCCTCATTGCCTATATCAGTTGTTGACTCTTCTCGCCAGCCTGGTGGAAGTCCATTCACCAATTTCCTGACAGCTCCTCTGCAGGCTTTTATTCTTATGCTTGGTTTTACCAGCTCTGATATTGAGACG GATTTGTATAATAAAGCTGAGAAGTTGCTTTCCTCATCGTTAAATGAGTGGGGATCACTACTGGCTGCATCAGACAATCTTAATCCTGTTTGGGCTCAAATTTTGGCTGATCCATTCATTAGACTCCTCCTCCTGAG ATTCATATTTTGTCGGGCAGTGCTCGGCCTGTATACTCGAACATCCATAAAGATTGAGTTTCTCCCTGAATGTGTCCCTAGCCTTCCAGATACATTCCTGCCAATGACTGCTACATGTCAAACAACAGTTCTGCAACTAGCTGATATTTTTGGTGCAACAAACAGGTTCATCAATTCAGAAGGAATAGTACTTCCTGAAAGCAGAGACTCTGAGGATTAA